The Triplophysa rosa linkage group LG3, Trosa_1v2, whole genome shotgun sequence genome has a segment encoding these proteins:
- the tdg.1 gene encoding thymine DNA glycosylase, tandem duplicate 1 isoform X1 — MDERLYGSLPNAPSEYLQQWVQSAQQHLQTLQAQYPHMANGNAPYMMGGPREEGVMQQMPVHPEDAAQQEPGAPQKAPAKGKRGRPANKEPKEPKAPKAKPGPKPKKAKEDKEAPPAEGQEKIDETFKKVRRKVDRFKGMSEEEVMKKTLPDILIPNLDYVIIGINPGLMAAYIGRWFPGPGNHFWKCLFLSGFTEKLLNHMDDHSLPEKYGIGFTNMVARATPGSKDLSSKELREGGKILVEKIMKFKPLIAVFNGKCIYEMFCREIFGKKPKKLEFGLQPHKIPDSDTALYLMPSSSARCAQFPRAQDKVHFYIKLRELRDQLKGVIKTKDIEEVDYSFNLGMAKEDAKRMAIKEEQYDPGYETAFGGAYGETAPDIGQSNGICNFASEETGKAAEKAPTNPNPADQVQDGQWMTQSFADQIPDIGGSSQAQTWGV; from the exons ATGGATGAAAGGCTGTATGGATCTTTGCCCAATGCCCCTTCGGAATATCTCCAACAATG GGTTCAGTCCGCTCAGCAGCATCTACAGACCCTTCAGGCGCAGTATCCACACATGGCTAATGGCAATGCACCTTATATGATGGGGGGTCCCAGAGAAGAGGGGGTCATGCAGCAGATGCCTGTACACCCAGAAGATGCTGCCCAGCAAGAGCCTGGTGCACCACAGAAAG CACCCGCTAAAGGCAAGCGAGGACGACCAGCAAACAAAGAACCAAAAGAACCCAAAGCCCCCAAAGCCAAACCTGGACCTAAACCCAAGAAAGCAAAGGAGGATAAGGAGGCCCCACCTGCTGAAGGACAGGAGAAAATTGATGAAACCTTCAAGAAAGTAAGGAGGAAAGTGGATCGCTTTAAAGGCATGTCGGAAGAGGAGGTCATGAAAAAGACTCTGCCAGACATCCTTATCCCCAACCTGGACTATGTCATT ATTGGAATTAATCCGGGGTTGATGGCGGCATACATCGGAAGATGGTTCCCTGGACCaggaaatcattttt GGAAGTGTCTTTTCCTGTCTGGATTCACCGAGAAGCTGTTGAATCACATGGATGACCATAGTTTGCCTGAGAAATATGGCATTGGCTTCACAAATATGGTGGCAAGAGCTACACCAGGAAGCAAAGATCTCTCGAG TAAGGAGCTTCGAGAGGGTGGAAAAATCCTAGTCgaaaaaatcatgaaattcAAGCCACTCATAGCAGTTTTTAATGGGAAAT gtatttatgaaatgttctGTAGAGAGATATTTGGGAAAAAACCCAAAAAGCTTGAATTTGGACTACAGCCTCATAAGATCCCAGACTCTGACACG gCGTTGTACCTGATGCCCTCTTCCAGCGCTCGCTGTGCCCAGTTCCCACGTGCTCAGGACAAAGTGCACTTTTACATCAAGCTAAGAGAACTCAGGGACCAGCTGAAGGGTGTGATCAAGACTAAGGACATTGAGGAAGTGGATTATAGCTTCAATCTCGGCATGGCCAAAG AGGATGCTAAGAGAATGGCTATCAAAGAAGAGCAGTATGATCCTGGTTATGAGACGGCATTTGGGGGAGCTTATGGAGAAACTGCCCCTGATATAGGTCAAAGCAATGGAATTTGTAACTTTGCATCTGAGGAAACAG GAAAAGCAGCCGAGAAGGCACCTACGAATCCAAACCCAGCCGACCAAGTTCAAGATGGTCAGTGGATGACGCAATCCTTCGCTGATCAGATTCCAGACATCGGCGGTTCCTCTCAAGCCCAAACCTGGGGTGTATGA
- the tdg.1 gene encoding thymine DNA glycosylase, tandem duplicate 1 isoform X2, producing MANGNAPYMMGGPREEGVMQQMPVHPEDAAQQEPGAPQKAPAKGKRGRPANKEPKEPKAPKAKPGPKPKKAKEDKEAPPAEGQEKIDETFKKVRRKVDRFKGMSEEEVMKKTLPDILIPNLDYVIIGINPGLMAAYIGRWFPGPGNHFWKCLFLSGFTEKLLNHMDDHSLPEKYGIGFTNMVARATPGSKDLSSKELREGGKILVEKIMKFKPLIAVFNGKCIYEMFCREIFGKKPKKLEFGLQPHKIPDSDTALYLMPSSSARCAQFPRAQDKVHFYIKLRELRDQLKGVIKTKDIEEVDYSFNLGMAKEDAKRMAIKEEQYDPGYETAFGGAYGETAPDIGQSNGICNFASEETGKAAEKAPTNPNPADQVQDGQWMTQSFADQIPDIGGSSQAQTWGV from the exons ATGGCTAATGGCAATGCACCTTATATGATGGGGGGTCCCAGAGAAGAGGGGGTCATGCAGCAGATGCCTGTACACCCAGAAGATGCTGCCCAGCAAGAGCCTGGTGCACCACAGAAAG CACCCGCTAAAGGCAAGCGAGGACGACCAGCAAACAAAGAACCAAAAGAACCCAAAGCCCCCAAAGCCAAACCTGGACCTAAACCCAAGAAAGCAAAGGAGGATAAGGAGGCCCCACCTGCTGAAGGACAGGAGAAAATTGATGAAACCTTCAAGAAAGTAAGGAGGAAAGTGGATCGCTTTAAAGGCATGTCGGAAGAGGAGGTCATGAAAAAGACTCTGCCAGACATCCTTATCCCCAACCTGGACTATGTCATT ATTGGAATTAATCCGGGGTTGATGGCGGCATACATCGGAAGATGGTTCCCTGGACCaggaaatcattttt GGAAGTGTCTTTTCCTGTCTGGATTCACCGAGAAGCTGTTGAATCACATGGATGACCATAGTTTGCCTGAGAAATATGGCATTGGCTTCACAAATATGGTGGCAAGAGCTACACCAGGAAGCAAAGATCTCTCGAG TAAGGAGCTTCGAGAGGGTGGAAAAATCCTAGTCgaaaaaatcatgaaattcAAGCCACTCATAGCAGTTTTTAATGGGAAAT gtatttatgaaatgttctGTAGAGAGATATTTGGGAAAAAACCCAAAAAGCTTGAATTTGGACTACAGCCTCATAAGATCCCAGACTCTGACACG gCGTTGTACCTGATGCCCTCTTCCAGCGCTCGCTGTGCCCAGTTCCCACGTGCTCAGGACAAAGTGCACTTTTACATCAAGCTAAGAGAACTCAGGGACCAGCTGAAGGGTGTGATCAAGACTAAGGACATTGAGGAAGTGGATTATAGCTTCAATCTCGGCATGGCCAAAG AGGATGCTAAGAGAATGGCTATCAAAGAAGAGCAGTATGATCCTGGTTATGAGACGGCATTTGGGGGAGCTTATGGAGAAACTGCCCCTGATATAGGTCAAAGCAATGGAATTTGTAACTTTGCATCTGAGGAAACAG GAAAAGCAGCCGAGAAGGCACCTACGAATCCAAACCCAGCCGACCAAGTTCAAGATGGTCAGTGGATGACGCAATCCTTCGCTGATCAGATTCCAGACATCGGCGGTTCCTCTCAAGCCCAAACCTGGGGTGTATGA
- the LOC130552214 gene encoding patatin-like phospholipase domain-containing protein 2 isoform X2 — protein sequence MSREARKGTLGAVHPSFNLLNIVRTFLIRDLPDNAHLLTTGQLCVSLTRVSDGTNMLVSEFDSKEDLIQALVCSCFYPLYCGVVPPSYHGIRYVDGALSDNMPYSNLSNTITVSPFSGESDISPYSIPFNFHEIHYNNVSIHINFINAYRVVIAFFPPGPEVMAEMCQNGYKDAFLFLMGNEFLEFHSPLCELTLTNKWDHFPSSRRYIKENKTTEDSDITRWPKVTEHPKNILPESINEVFHEAYMKEYETRGSFSVKLVSFIMWCILPVEMVYIILLRFIDWSPQVWSNTVSICKRTTEGIRMVWKRTFSRT from the exons ATGTCCCGAGAGGCTCGGAAAGGCACTCTGGGTGCAGTCCATCCCTCCTTTAACCTGCTGAACATAGTACGAACCTTCCTGATCCGAGACCTGCCCGACAACGCCCACCTACTCACCACCGGGCAACTGTGTGTGTCCCTCACACGCGTCTCAGATGGGACAAATATGTTGGTTTCTGAGTTTGACAGCAAAGAAGATCTCATTCAG GCTCTTGTTTGTAGCTGTTTTTATCCACTGTATTGTGGTGTGGTACCTCCAAGCTATCATGGAATC AGGTATGTCGATGGAGCATTAAGTGACAACATGCCTTACTCAAATCTGAGCAACACCATCACAGTCTCTCCTTTCTCGGGAGAGAGTGACATCTCTCCATACAGCATCCCCTTTAACTTCCATGAAATACATTACAATAATGTCAGCATTCACATCAACTTTATTAATGCATACCGGGTGGTCATTGCATTCTTCCCTCCAGGACCAGAG GTCATGGCTGAGATGTGTCAGAATGGATATAAGGATGCTTTCCTATTTTTGATGGGAAATG AATTCCTGGAGTTCCATTCACCACTATGTGAGTTAACCCTCACTAATAAATGGGATCATTTTCCATCATCCAGGAGATACATTaaggaaaacaagacaacagaaGACAGTGATATCACAAGGTGGCCAAAAGTGACTGAACATCCTAAAAATATCCTACCAGAATCCATCAATGAAG TATTTCATGAGGCATACATGAAGGAATATGAAACGAGAGGTTCTTTCTCAGTGAAGTTGGTCTCTTTTATAATGTGGTGCATTTTGCCGGTGGAGATGGTTTACATCATTCTGTTGAG GTTTATTGACTGGTCACCTCAGGTATGGTCCAATACGGTGAGCATATGCAAAAGGACAACTGAGGGGATCAGAATGGTGTGGAAAAGAACTTTCTCAAGAACTTAA
- the LOC130552214 gene encoding patatin-like phospholipase domain-containing protein 2 isoform X1 has protein sequence MRVSSTEWNISFAGCGFLMAYYCGVYSCLFECAPSLLDGVKKICGASSGALMGAIVACKMSPAKCCKILLEMSREARKGTLGAVHPSFNLLNIVRTFLIRDLPDNAHLLTTGQLCVSLTRVSDGTNMLVSEFDSKEDLIQALVCSCFYPLYCGVVPPSYHGIRYVDGALSDNMPYSNLSNTITVSPFSGESDISPYSIPFNFHEIHYNNVSIHINFINAYRVVIAFFPPGPEVMAEMCQNGYKDAFLFLMGNEFLEFHSPLCELTLTNKWDHFPSSRRYIKENKTTEDSDITRWPKVTEHPKNILPESINEVFHEAYMKEYETRGSFSVKLVSFIMWCILPVEMVYIILLRFIDWSPQVWSNTVSICKRTTEGIRMVWKRTFSRT, from the exons ATGCGAGTGTCTTCTACAGAATGGAATATTTCATTTGCTGGCTGTGGATTTCTCATGGCGTACTACTGTGGAGTCTATAGCTGTTTATTTGAATGTGCCCCGTCTCTTCTCGATGGGGTGAAAAAGATTTGTGGGGCGTCATCTGGTGCTCTCATGGGTGCAATAGTAGCATGTAAAATGTCTCCAG CCAAATGCTGTAAAATTTTGCTGGAAATGTCCCGAGAGGCTCGGAAAGGCACTCTGGGTGCAGTCCATCCCTCCTTTAACCTGCTGAACATAGTACGAACCTTCCTGATCCGAGACCTGCCCGACAACGCCCACCTACTCACCACCGGGCAACTGTGTGTGTCCCTCACACGCGTCTCAGATGGGACAAATATGTTGGTTTCTGAGTTTGACAGCAAAGAAGATCTCATTCAG GCTCTTGTTTGTAGCTGTTTTTATCCACTGTATTGTGGTGTGGTACCTCCAAGCTATCATGGAATC AGGTATGTCGATGGAGCATTAAGTGACAACATGCCTTACTCAAATCTGAGCAACACCATCACAGTCTCTCCTTTCTCGGGAGAGAGTGACATCTCTCCATACAGCATCCCCTTTAACTTCCATGAAATACATTACAATAATGTCAGCATTCACATCAACTTTATTAATGCATACCGGGTGGTCATTGCATTCTTCCCTCCAGGACCAGAG GTCATGGCTGAGATGTGTCAGAATGGATATAAGGATGCTTTCCTATTTTTGATGGGAAATG AATTCCTGGAGTTCCATTCACCACTATGTGAGTTAACCCTCACTAATAAATGGGATCATTTTCCATCATCCAGGAGATACATTaaggaaaacaagacaacagaaGACAGTGATATCACAAGGTGGCCAAAAGTGACTGAACATCCTAAAAATATCCTACCAGAATCCATCAATGAAG TATTTCATGAGGCATACATGAAGGAATATGAAACGAGAGGTTCTTTCTCAGTGAAGTTGGTCTCTTTTATAATGTGGTGCATTTTGCCGGTGGAGATGGTTTACATCATTCTGTTGAG GTTTATTGACTGGTCACCTCAGGTATGGTCCAATACGGTGAGCATATGCAAAAGGACAACTGAGGGGATCAGAATGGTGTGGAAAAGAACTTTCTCAAGAACTTAA